From a single Lolium rigidum isolate FL_2022 chromosome 7, APGP_CSIRO_Lrig_0.1, whole genome shotgun sequence genomic region:
- the LOC124670481 gene encoding auxin-induced protein 10A5-like — protein sequence MAKCGKIQSIVRLQQRLRRWRTRATARAVSVPVPAGHVAVCVGDASRRFVVRAAPLNHPVFRELLRQAAEEYGFPSSPGPVALPCCDEDRFLDVLRRVSSDEERLLVRAGRSLCCRVPPVATSRDVAARPLLQGMAVEKLVW from the coding sequence ATGGCCAAATGCGGCAAGATCCAGAGCATCGTGCGCCTCCAGCAGAGGCTGCGGCGGTGGCGGACCCGCGCGACGGCGCGCGCCGTCTCCGTTCCGGTTCCGGCGGGGCACGTGGCGGTGTGCGTGGGCGACGCGTCGCGGCGGTTCGTGGTGCGCGCGGCGCCCCTGAACCACCCGGTGTTCCGGGAGCTGCTCAGGCAGGCGGCGGAGGAGTACGGCTTCCCGTCGTCGCCGGGGCCCGTCGCGCTCCCCTGCTGCGACGAGGACCGCTTCCTCGACGTGCTCCGCCGCGTGTCCTCCGACGAGGAGCGCCTCCTGGTCCGCGCCGGACGCTCGCTCTGCTGCCGCGTGCCGCCCGTCGCCACCTCCCGGGACGTCGCCGCGCGGCCGCTGCTGCAGGGGATGGCCGTGGAGAAGCTTGTGTGGTGA
- the LOC124670965 gene encoding 2-oxoglutarate-dependent dioxygenase 19-like: MSRPDLPDNQEKGDSAGTWSEDRIPVVDLDVLVNGDAAQRSEAIRHLGRACEEWGFFMVINHGVPGSLQGATMDACKEMFGLPAEENAEYMNPTLMAPVSLGTSLNSAYWRNYVKFFTHPDFHCPEKPANLRGNVTEYATRTRGLMLALTAAISESMGLADGRIAEALNLEDCFQLVVWNQYPPAGPEVGLPPHTDHGLLALLFQTGVDGLQVQKNGRWILAKPIPNSYFVIAGDQLEIVSNGRYKAALHRAMVHGEQARMSSVCLLGPCLDTVVQPIPELALQGVEFRGVKYRDYIEHQRTKTVNESAAVVVARAQREILARQGSPNNPEINA, from the exons ATGTCCCGTCCTGATCTCCCAGACAACCAGGAGAAGGGTGACAGCGCTGGAACGTGGAGTGAGGACCGTATCCCGGTCGTTGACCTCGATGTCCTCGTCAATGGCGACGCCGCTCAACGGTCGGAGGCGATCCGGCACCTTGGTCGGGCGTGCGAAGAGTGGGGCTTCTTTATG GTCATCAACCATGGTGTTCCTGGATCTCTCCAAGGAGCAACCATGGACGCGTGCAAGGAGATGTTCGGTTTACCAGCGGAGGAAAACGCTGAGTACATGAACCCCACCCTGATGGCGCCCGTTAGCCTGGGGACGTCTTTGAATTCTGCCTACTGGAGGAACTACGTCAAGTTTTTCACGCACCCCGATTTCCACTGCCCGGAGAAGCCAGCAAACCTAAG AGGAAATGTTACCGAGTACGCGACTCGCACGAGAGGCCTGATGCTAGCGCTCACGGCGGCGATCTCCGAGAGCATGGGGCTTGCCGACGGCCGCATCGCTGAAGCGCTAAACCTGGAGGACTGCTTCCAATTAGTCGTCTGGAACCAATACCCGCCGGCTGGCCCGGAGGTCGGGTTGCCGCCTCACACTGACCACGGCCTACTCGCTCTTCTCTTCCAGACCGGCGTCGACGGCCTACAAGTCCAGAAGAACGGCCGTTGGATCCTCGCGAAGCCCATTCCCAACTCGTACTTCGTCATCGCCGGTGATCAGCTTGAG ATTGTTAGCAATGGAAGGTACAAGGCCGCGCTCCACCGTGCAATGGTCCATGGAGAGCAGGCGAGAATGTCGTCCGTGTGCCTGCTCGGGCCATGCCTCGACACCGTCGTCCAGCCGATACCAGAGCTGGCACTGCAGGGAGTGGAGTTCAGGGGTGTCAAGTACAGAGACTACATTGAGCACCAACGTACCAAAACTGTCAACGAGAGTGCGGCGGTGGTCGTCGCTCGTGCGCAGCGTGAAATATTAGCGCGCCAGGGCTCGCCCAACAATCCCGAAATTAACGCCTAA